CCTGGTAACTCAACTGTGATcattggaggaggaggaggagctagGAAATGGTGTGTTGCTTCATCGCAAGCTTCAGTGACAGAACTGCAGACTGCATTGGACTGGGCTTGCGGTCCTGGGAGTGTTGATTGTTCTGCTGTTCAACCAGACCAACCTTGCTTTGAGCCAGACACTGTTCTCTCACATGCGTCTTATGCGTTCAATACTTATTACCAGCAGAGTGGAGCAAACAGCTCAGATTGCAGCTTTGGAGGAGTCAGTGTTGAAGTCGACAAGGACCCTAGTAAGTGTTTGCATTCATACACTTAAAGAGTTAATGCGAAGCCATTGTAGTCTTACTTGAGCTCTCATGCAATTGCAGGTTATGGTAACTGTCTGTACATGATTGCTCCATCTACTGATGGGTGagctctctctcactctctgtTATCTCTCAGTCTTGTGGTTAGAATAAAAGCTGATGTGATGTTGTTATTTGCGCAGAATGAACAGAACAATGGCAGGTAATATCACAGGAAACATAACCGCCATTGATTCGCCCATGGCTTCACCTTCTTCAAGCAGCGACGGATACAGACAAATGGTGGTTTCCGTTGCAGCCTCTGTTTTGTTGCCATTATTTGTAGTTAGTTTGAGTCTTTGGTGACAGCATGCATTGTTTTCTTATTGTCTGTTAAGTTTTGAGGTGAGTTAAACCGTTATTTAACACAACTTTTGTACCAGTGGTTTCTTGGAAAGACTACCTTGGTGATGTAGTATCTGTTTGGTTCAAatgaaatcatttcaaaatacaGACTAATAGAACCTGTGCCTGCTCAGAGCCGCTTTACAAACTCGAATTGTATACCAAACAGAATGTTATTTCATTATTCAAACTGAAAACCAGAGATACATTAAGAAATACAAACACAAGAGAAACAATATTAAAGCCATCATAAGATGCAACAGAGACTCGAAACAAAACACAAATGTGATTGTTTCTTAGATCATTTCAAGAGTATAGTTTAGGTTTGTTTGATGCACAACAACAATCAAAATCATAATACAGGGCGGCAGAAGAGTGTTTCTTTAGTAAAGAAGAACCTTGAATTCAAATTGGTTTGATTCACTTTTTGAAAGTGTAACTTAGAGATCAGACTCGATAAGGTAATCGCCGAGCCTCTCCACAACCAAGTTGCATTGACCTCCAGTCATTGGCTCGTCGTAGATGCCAAAGACAAAGGCTTGATTAGTCTTCTTGATAGTAACTCCACCAGGTCCCTACAAAAGACGATCATAACATGAAGCTCCGATATTATGAAAAGGGTCTTGTTTGTTATATCGAAAGATGATACCTTTTTGCCTCGGATGACAGCTCCGGCTTCACCTTGGACAACCATGTACTTCTCTCCGCCGAGGAATAGACCGGTGGGTGCAAGGTGCCCAGGCTCCTCAAAGTCTTTCTTGATTCCCTCTATCTCAGCAGGCTTCAACTAAAAACATAAACCAAGAAGACAAAAGCTTTCAATGATCATAGTACTAAAACACCAGATCCTTTGCATGGTTTTTTACAATATACTAATCAAAGTCAAAATCATTCAAAGGTGAATCCTTTTTCATCTGATCAAGTAAAAATTTGATTCGTATAGCAGATCCAAGTCATCAGATCCGATCACGAACCAAAAGATAGCTGATctaagaagaagagaatgaacCTGAGGGAAGTTGGTGCTTTGGGCCCAGACACTGCCGTCTTGGCCGAGGATGGCGGCGGATGTGAGGTGGTTGCCTTCCACATCGCACATGAGATGGTCATCGACGTATGATTGCCACgacatcttttcttttctttgcttCTTCTCCGACGGCTTAGattgttttcttctctctctctctctgttttctcttcttctgagCTTTTGTTCGTGGACTCAATGAAAGCTTCAACTTGGATTAAATAACACGATTTAGGCATCCCAATAAAATcctcttaaataaaataaaaataattttttttaatttattctgaattcaaaatactaaaattaattaatgaaatgtttataaaattaaattcaggattttctttatttttatccCATCTTTGTAAGCAAACTATCTCCCTTTTAATTCATTGtctaaaatttgatttataacTGTTATTTGAATTGTTTCAGAATATATATCTTTTGCTGGAATTTAGAGACATTTACATAAATAATGTGTGATGTGTGAACATAACTAATTTGATAGATAATTTGATAGAtgacttaaaaaaaactaatttgatAGATAATTTTTAACGTGATAATGGAAAAATGCTTTATATGTAACATCAAATCTCGTTTATTAGACTTTACATTATTAATAAAGTTTTGTTCGCATGTTCATGTCATACATAATGATCAATAAagacatattatataaattgtGACCAAGAACACAATTATTTGATCAAATGTCTAGTGATATATGTGAAAATGTTCGAGATTATTTTCTAAAAGGAATCACggcttgtttttctttttgctgtTGAAAAAGGAATgattatgaattaattttacGTAAATAAATAATACTGGTTTTAATTCATAAAACCATAGCGAATATGTCAAAGTATGGACATCATTGGTTAAAGGGTGGATATGCTCTTGTATTGTATGCCATACACAATAATATTCCATTATTTATGTCCATCCTTTACAATTTAATATTCTCATTTCCATAAGTCAATAGATTTTTATCAAGaccacttttatttttattagaaacAAAGAAATAATCTCTTAAAAATTCAATTGATAATTTGAGATTCTTAAGACATTAGTGTTGTGTATGAGAAGAAAGAATAGCAGAACAATTTCGTTTATATGTCAATAATACATTCTATTTCCAttgtaaaaagaaagaaaatcagaTTCCACATCTCGATGAGCTGTTAGAACAAAATAAAGACAGGTGGGATGGGAATGATTTGCCGACAATAACCTTTTAATTTTGTTGTCAACTTAacctttaattatttttgttttccaaTACTATATAAGAAGGTtttgtttgcaaaaaaaaaaaaagaagaagaagaagatttctTTGTAACTACGTATTTTGCATttgttcaaatatttataactgTTGAACTGATCAACAAAACTCAAAGCTAGAACCATGACGCAAATGTCAACGGCATAGAATAGACAgcatatgttattatttttatattttatgactgGGCCGGGCCCGTTTCAGGGCCGTAGATTGATAGCAAAAGAATGATGATGCGTTTTTGTATCGAAAAGAGATCTCAGCCACGATCTATAAATATACACATGTAAAATTAGTTGTTAGATTCACTTATCTTCTCAACAtcacaagaaaagaaaattctttTACAGTTCAGTTAGATCTACAAAATCTTACTAAAGGATATATATCCTctcaatttattaattaaaaaaataaacatagtaGATGCATCAGTTATTTAACCGCTAGGAACTCATTTCATTAGCGTTAGTTAACGAAAGTGATacaaatatgtatttattaacATCATCACTTCTAATAAAACGAGACTAAAAATTGATGATGACATGAGTTGATGTTAATAAAACATCACTTCTAATAAAACGAGACTAAAAATTGACGATGACATAGAAgtgaaatgtttttatttttaacatccattttttttatatatcgaaatgtttttatttctttctattttttatagttCTTTATACTTTTGAAACCTAATGATATTATTGATTTAATTATAGGTTAGTGGAGAAGGGTTTGTTGCTCGAGAAATTTGCATACGGAACACGGTTGGGCCAAAGAAGGGGCAGGCTGTGGCTCTTAGAGTGAGCTCTGATAGAGCAGTCTTCTACCGTTGCCACATTGATGCATATCAGGATACTCTTTATGCACACAAGTATCAGCAATTTTACAGGGAATGTCAAATCACGGGGACAGTCGATTTTATCTGCGGACATGCAACTGCAGTGTTGCCAGATAGAGGCGCGTAGACCGCTTGTAGGACAGAACAACGTTATAGCGCCGAGGTCACGGGGTTTTCTTTCCAAAGATGCAACATAACCTTCATTCCGTAAAAGCAACCATAAAGACATTTTTTGGACGAATAATAGTATGTAATTTTCTCCCAAAATTCTTAGCAATTCTACAAATAACTAAAGAAGTTAATGCAAACATGTGaagtaattttttattattattcttaacAGTTTGACAAATAAATTGCACAGTTATTGCCTAGTCTTTCCATCTCGCCTCCTCCTCTCTTTCACGGATTCTGAGGGTGAAATTGTTGTTCCATCATCAACCCCCAAACTGAAGATGGTGGTCGACAAGGACGTTCCTGCTTAGCTCGATAATCTCGACAAGAATCTGCtcagatttttctttatatttatttttatcaatgttAAAGTTTATATGTGCTTCTAATTTGCTCATATTTTcctttatatttacttattttagtttatttttaagtaaactattttttattttttatttttttcattattctatATCTATTGTTTATTAACcaatcaatattaaaaaaaactaacatctTATAGTATAATTTGTTAATAAGATAGTAATAAATGAAAAGCAAAATAATGAGTGCTACATCATTTGCATTATTTCCTTAACTTAGTTGAAAAATGCAATATGATATGTGAATATTTTCTTTCTGATGAGGATAAGGCCCTCAATCAACAATGAAGCTACCACAAGTTTTTATCACAAGGAGTTTGATCACTCAAGATATATCTAGTTTTTTCTTGGTGATTCTCGAATGTTTCATAAGAAAAATAGATGTTAACCAGAGTTAATATTTATTGGTTGATATGTTTTTCATGGTTTTGTAATCaaatataacattttcaaaAGCTCTATGCTACGTCTATTTGTAGTTTTGTGAGCTGCACATTAAGGTGCAAACACGCAAACTATTTATATTAGTTGTTGTCAAaccatatattattttcttaatatgtcaACACTAATGCAATAGACATAAAATGCAATTGGTCAAAAGTCAAGAGAGAATAACAGATAGACAAATTATTTCACATGGTTAacaaaagcaaaataaaataaatctgaTAAAAtcaagtaaaaagaaaaaggaaaaccttACATTTTTAAGAATCAGACTCTAAATTAGGCTTCACCTTCTTAGAAAGAATCCAGAaatcaaatcatatatatattagtttgcATAAAAAATGTGGAAGGTGGAACATTGTAGTAGGTTTGATGAGATGGGGGCTTAGAGATCCTGTTCGAGGAGGTAATCACCCAACCTCTCAACGACCATATTGCACTGTCCTGGTGTCACGGGCTCTTCGTATATCCCAAACACACATGATTGTCCTGTTTTCTTTATGGTTATGCCTCCAGCTCCCTATCGAATCAAACCAACAAAGTATATAATCTTCTTTGATCATGCATATACATGTATGTATGGATAATATGTCAGATGGTGAAGTTAATCGATGGGTTAGATTACCTTCTTGCCACGGATTACAGCTCCAGGCTCGCCTTGGATGACCATGTACTTGGCTCCTGCTAGAAATAACCCTGTGGGGGCTAAGTGACCCGGTTCATCGAAATCTTTCATAATACCAGTGAACTCTTGTGCCTTGAACTATCATCATAAACGATACAAGAGTAAGGTATATCATGATGAGAGACCATTCATCATTTGCTtaaacatataaacaaaaagTACAATGTATATGTAGACAGTGAAACATGCTTGGTTTGATACCAAAGCGGAAACATGTTTATCTTAAAATGAACTTCTCGTGGAATAAACccttttggcaaaaaaaaactttcttgtggaatttcatttcattttaggAAATGGAAATCTCCTTTATACCAAAACTTCATTATTTGCAATTAGATCCATAACGTAGAAGTATGTCTTCGGATCGATCGAGAAAAAAAGACTATAAAAGAAAAGCCTATACACAAGAAAATGTGCTTATACAAACAAGATTAGAGACTGATCTAATGTAACAAGAACAAGGATCCATGatctaaaattctaaataaaacAAAGATCAAATGTTAGTCTACGTACACAATGACAATACTAAAATCATATTACCTGGGGGAAGTTAGCGCTCTGAGCCCAAACGCTACCGTCATGACCAACGATTGCGGCGGCAGTAAGGTGATGACCCTGGCCGTCTCCGACATCACACATCAAATGCTCATCAACATAAGTTTGCCAcgacatcttcttcttttcttctttgttttctctATGCGTTATCTTATGTTATGTGCAGCGTGGGGACTTTGTCCTTCAGATAAATAGGGGAGAGATAAAGAAACTCGGCAACAATGATATTCTCAACCGCTTAATTACATAGACGCATTCTCAGCCGAACCTCTCAATTTTTTtcgaaattaaaatttcaattagCCCACGTCTCGCCTTTGTTATAGCTTCATCATTATTTCCTTAACTGCCACGTTAGCTTTCTTCTTGTCCTCGATTCCCCTATTTATAACGATTAAATTCGGCCGGAATAATtattagagaaaaagacaaaaatagcactaaataaagtttttgtttccaaactagcactcaaggctaaaagtcataaaaatagcattcaaggggtggggtttagagtttagaatttagggtttagggtttagagtttaggttttagggtttagagttgagaagtgaagttttgggataagatttcaaattttgaaaaataaaaaaatttaaatttttcaaaagataaaatgttattttggtcattttagtttttgagtgctatttttgtgatataaacttagaaatgtgctattttggagatttgccctaattatTACTCGTaatcaaaatgatattatttttttattggtcaaCAATAGCATATCATATAACTTGTTCCGACCAAACTCtttagttttggtttttgtttttttgggtgAAAATATTGTTTGTCGACTAGTTTTCTTGTAGAGATCATTTAAAAGGGCACTAAGCATTCTGAACACAACATTGTTTTAAAACCCCCCTCAAAAGATTTCTTTCCCCCTACAAAGTCATATACTCAAAAACTGTACtgctaaaaaaaaacacaaagctACATGCTACTTGTCAGTGGCATTCTTTCCAAAAGATATGGGATGGTGATACTGATTGAAAAACGAAGTAACCCGAGAGTTCAGTCGGTGAGACGATATGATCGACCTCTGAATGCTGTGTTGGTGGAGCTCTCTGGCGGCGCACGAGCGCTTGAATAAGCTCCTCCTCCAGTTCCTGATCCTACTGCTCCTACACCACCTGCTTGTCGAACAGCTGCTACTGGAGCTCCAATTCGAAATCTTGCTACCAGTTTATTACTATTAACAATGTCAAGGGATCACAGATCGAAAAAAGACAGAAGAAATCATTTGGAAATATGAATCAAAGGATACACCCATTTCGGGGTTTTGAGGTAGTTCTTTCCGGTGGCCAGAGGGTGAAGGACTGTTAAGAAGTAGTATAGATGTCCAGCTATGATGCCAAGAAGGTCAGGCATGATCTTAGAACCGAAGATAACATCGAGTGCTAGCATTGCCCACGGGAGGTAGAAAGCCTGTGGAgtaattaaaaaacaattaccATTATATATACCAAAGAGTGGGTTCTTGAATATGATTAGGGAAGAAACACTATCAATACCTTAAGATTGACAAGACCGTACAGGCTGATGttggcatttggaaactctcgGCTCCAGAGATATAGAAGCATGAACACAAGTGAAACTCCAAGGAAGGGTGTCCAGAAAAACGGTATGAATGACAAAACCTGACATTCAAACACGGATTCAGAAGAATACGAGTATCATCTCCCAAAAGCTCGTCTCAGTTTACAACAATCAACCCTTATTTAAAGCTTCGGATTATCTCAGCTTGGGATCTCTTAGGCTTAATTAGAGGCTAATATCTACTTTGTGGAGTAGCATCTACGACACTGGATCCAAAGAGAGCTTTACATACCAACAGAGTCAAGGATCCAAAGATCATCATCCACAAAAAGTCAGCTGTCCGCCTCTCAAAAGGCCCTTTCTCGAGTAGAACTCCATATCTTGCTCTGTGCAATCAATTCAGAGAGGATGTTATACTACAAGCAAAGCTTTCGTTCTGCACATACGAAAAACAATACTCACATCATCAAAAGACGTATCCCGAAGTTGATAGAGAAACCACCAAGGAAAAACAAGTTCGTTATCAGCCTCCAAACCTGCAAACCATCAAAACAGATCAACTTGGAACGTTACAAGAGttctgtgaaaaaaaaaaaggaaacttctTTCTCACCTGGAAGTGCTTAAACACAAATTCAGGAATCAAAGCAATGTGGATAGGAGCAAGTAAGCCGAGCTGCGCGAGGGTTGTAGCCAGGAGGCACAAAGTACCATAAGCCTTGGTTATCGGTGGAAGCGAGTTGTAGTATCTGCAATCAACACCGCCAAAAGAACAGGTGCTATAAGAAACTTTGTAATAAGATGTAAACTCGAGGCATACATACACACTATCAAGAAAGTCTTAGCTTCAACTAAAATTTGTGTTTCTAagcactttttttttataatcaaatCACATACAGCAAACATAAACATGAGTCTCAGCTTCAAGAGCCAATGAAATTAGCTTCCTTTATAATATTCAAGAACTAACCAGTTTCACTTCTACTAATCCACGGCGCACTGATGATGTTTCTAACTAAATTGGATACTAAAGAACGTAGCTTTTCACCTCGAATCAAACAACttgaaaaccaaaacaatcTAAACGAAATTTCATAACCTAAGGAGGATCGGAAACTAAAATTTCTACATCGGAATCGAATCGACGCGAAGTGAAACGAAGatcgatagagagagagagagagagaggactcACTCGCCAGGAGAAGACATGTTCGTCGATTTCGAAGATCCGATTGATTCAGAAGCGGAGAACAATCCAAGTTTTTTATTGAGAGAGCACCGAACAAACTCTCTCCCCTAGAACGTTCCTTCCCAGCTTCTCTACAAATCACTTGTTCCGCGACTGCGTATCTTATCCAATCATTTCTTGCCACGTGGATTTTTATGTTACAGATTGATGATGTGGCGTGATTTAAGTGGCTACGTGATGTGACGATGAAAATGATTAACGAACAAGGACGTATCTATCTATCTAACATTTCCTAATTGTTCCTAATTGTagttttttctataatttaagGTTTATCTATTATAAATTAACaagcaaaaataaaacttaatatagttttctttctttaataCACTATCAATTTGGTAATTTATAGGCTTTTTCTCCATCAAGTGTTCTTATGTTGTTTATGGGCTTCTATTATtcccttttaaatatttacttggGCTGAGAAGGCTTTCTTTCGACCCATTAACCAACCACATTCAACTCAAAACCATAAGCTCAATTGTctgttttgtttaataaataatattattatacttTTCCCGTCTTTCATTTTTATATGACTACATGTCTGAAAACCCACCAATAATGTTTTGGTTTATTtaccaaaacattaataatgtaaAAATAGGAACCCTAACAAATGAACAAGAAACAAGGAAAGACAATGCAGAGGGAATCTAATCTCAAGGAAGATCACAATTGGAGAAACATTAGCATTATGTCGTGAGCATGATCTTCTTGAGTATGGTCGGAATCAAAGATCTGaggttaattattttatctGAATAATGTGCTCAATATTTAAGGTAATTAAGAGAGAATCGAGGTTATTATTAGCTTGGATTAGGTGGGGAGGGTCCATGTGCATGTGACGGGTCCCAACCAGATTATCTTGACTCGATTCGGTATCACTTCTTGTCTGCTGACTCATGCTTACGTCCTTCCAATTTGTGTTTAATGTACTTTGTTCGCGCGGAAGTGgaagatgaaaattactgtgtttttattttatttttaaagataagAAAATCTCAATATGTGAAGAACTGAAGATTATATCTTCAATACATTTTGCTTGGTTGTATATTGTGATGGCTGTAAGAAAGTCTATCACTATCTTTTACcgtttatgttatattttatgtCCATTTAATGATGCAATGCTCTTATATATGCGTCCAACTGGATAGTTTATTGGTAAAAACTGTAGGTTAAATTTACAAATCGTATGTATTCATATACATACTAAACAAACACATgtttaaagatattaaaataatatatgacagAGGCCTAATCTGAGCTATAAAATGATACGCATTTGTCTGGGATCACTTTGTGTAGATATGCCACTTGGTTTCTTTTGGACTGTATCAGAAAATAAGCTTGATTGAAGAGTACTGTCAAGTGCTTAAGTAGCTAAATATGTTTAATAAAATGTAACATGGGAGATCATGTGAGTTGTTAGATACGTTATAAGATTTAATATTCATgatcatatataattataaagtaTTAGTTCCTTGTAAATTTGCAATGTTCCTTATTTCTATAGCTTTTCTTAGTCGTTGGAGCCTATTTTAAGTAGGTTTCATGCATCATCACGTAAGTAAAAATTTGGTACTTAAATACCTAGAGACCATATTATACTCTATTTGTTTTCGGCTCATAATTTTCTCTAATTTGTTACAGAAATTAACCTTTAATACGTGCTAATAAGAATcgatttaatttctttttataacaacaaacttGACTTCTCCAATCCAAAGTattcaaatattaatatatcgcTGTGAAATAGAAATGTTAAAAC
The Brassica napus cultivar Da-Ae chromosome A1, Da-Ae, whole genome shotgun sequence DNA segment above includes these coding regions:
- the LOC111213165 gene encoding profilin-1, which codes for MSWQSYVDDHLMCDVEGNHLTSAAILGQDGSVWAQSTNFPQLKPAEIEGIKKDFEEPGHLAPTGLFLGGEKYMVVQGEAGAVIRGKKGPGGVTIKKTNQAFVFGIYDEPMTGGQCNLVVERLGDYLIESDL
- the LOC106429259 gene encoding profilin-4 yields the protein MSWQTYVDEHLMCDVGDGQGHHLTAAAIVGHDGSVWAQSANFPQFKAQEFTGIMKDFDEPGHLAPTGLFLAGAKYMVIQGEPGAVIRGKKGAGGITIKKTGQSCVFGIYEEPVTPGQCNMVVERLGDYLLEQDL
- the LOC106429198 gene encoding derlin-1; translated protein: MSSPGEYYNSLPPITKAYGTLCLLATTLAQLGLLAPIHIALIPEFVFKHFQVWRLITNLFFLGGFSINFGIRLLMIARYGVLLEKGPFERRTADFLWMMIFGSLTLLVLSFIPFFWTPFLGVSLVFMLLYLWSREFPNANISLYGLVNLKAFYLPWAMLALDVIFGSKIMPDLLGIIAGHLYYFLTVLHPLATGKNYLKTPKWVNKLVARFRIGAPVAAVRQAGGVGAVGSGTGGGAYSSARAPPESSTNTAFRGRSYRLTD